The following is a genomic window from Ignavibacteria bacterium.
CAGTGCGTGGCACAAGGTGTTCCATTCGCAAGAGAATATGGCGGATACCTTGATAACCGCTCATTTGGTGGAGCACAGGTTTCGAGAACATTTTATGCAAGAGGACAGACCGGTCAGCAGTTGTTGCTGGGTGCATACAGCGCACTTTCCCGCCAGGTTGGCCTCGGTCAGGTTAAGATGTATGAACGCCACGAAATGCTGGATGTCGTTATGATCGACGGGAAAGCCCGTGGAATTATAGCCCGTAACATGGTTACAGGTGAAATTGAGAAACATGCAGCAGATGCAGTGATTCTCGCAACGGGTGGATACGGTAATGTCTATTACCTTTCGACTAATGCCAAAGGTTGCAACACAAGTGCCATCTGGCGTGCTCACAAAAGAGGAGCCTTCTTCGGAAATCCCTGCTTTGTGCAGATACATCCGACTTGTATTCCTGTAAGCGGTGAACACCAGTCGAAACTTACTCTCATGTCAGAGAGTCTAAGGAATGACGGACGGGTGTGGGTTCCGCTGAAAAAAGGTGATACAAGAAAAGCTCAGGATATCCCCGAAGCAGAAAGGGATTACTATCTCGAACGCCGTTACCCTTCATTTGGTAACCTGGTTCCGAGAGATGTTGCCTCCCGTGCTGCCAAACAGGTATGTGATGAAGGCAGAGGAGTTGGTGCTTCCAAGATGGCGGTTTATCTCGATTTTGCAGATGCCATTAAAAGACAGGGCAAAGCCAAAATTGAGGAGAAATATGGCAATCTTTTCGACATGTACTATGAAATAACGGATGAAAATCCTTATGAAGTACCGATGAGAATCTATCCTGCAGTTCATTACACAATGGGTGGATTGTGGGTTGACTACAACCTTATGACCACAGTTCCCGGACTCTTTGCTGCAGGTGAAGCCAATTTCTCGGATCACGGTGCGAACAGGCTTGGTGCCTCTGCATTAATGCAGGGTCTTGCCGATGGCTATTTTGTACTTCCCTCTACTGTCGGCGGATATCTTGGCTCAAACACATTCCCGAAAGTTACTACAGATGCACCTGAATTTGAAGAAGCTGTGAAGAATGTCAAGTCAGGCATCGACAAACTTCTTTCAATAAAAGGTACAAACTCTGTTGACTATTACCACAAAAAACTCGGTAAGATAATGTGGGACAAAGTCGGTATGGGAAGAAACGAGACAGGACTGAAAGAGGCAATCTCAGAAATTCAAACGCTGAGAGAAGATTTCTGGAAAAATGTCAGAGTTCTCGGAGTAAATGAAGAGTTGAACCAGTCACTTGAAAAAGCGGGACGGGTTGCAGATTTCTTTGAACTCGCCGAACTTATGGCCAAAGATGCACTCAACCGTCGTGAATCGTGCGGTGGTCACTTCAGAGAGGAATCTCAGACAGAAGACAATGAAGCCAAAAGAGATGATGAAAACTTTAGTTTCGTATCAGCCTGGGAATACAAAGGTGCCGGAAAAGAACCTGAACTTCACAAAGAAGAGTTGACATTCGAATACTGCAAACCCAGCCAAAGAAGCTACAAATAGGAAGGAGATGTAAATATGAACTTTAAGTTGAAAATATGGCGTCAAAAGAATTCGAAAGATTCAGGCAGATTTGTTGATTATTCGGTAGCTAATATTTCTGAAGACACATCTTTCCTTGAGATGCTCGACATCCTGAACGAGGACCTTATCGCCAAAAATGAGGAACCTGTAGCATTCGATCACGACTGCCGTGAAGGTATTTGCGGGATGTGCAGCCTCCACATAAGTGGCAGACCGCACGGTCCGCGACAGAAAGTGACTGCGTGCCAGTTGTTTATGAGATCCTTCAAAGAAGGTGAGACCATTACTGTCGAGCCATGGCGTGCAAAACCGTTCCCTGTAATTAAGGATTGCATCACAGATCGTTCGGCTTTCGACAGAATAATGCAGTCGGGTGGTTTTATTTCTGCTAGCACGGGTTCTGCTCCCGATGGTAATGCAGTTCCGATTCCCAAAAAGGATGCTGAGCTTGCTATGGATGCTGCTGCCTGCATCGGATGCGGGGCATGTGTTGCCGCGTGTAAAAATGCCTCAGCCATGCTGTTTGTTGCAGCAAAAGTCTCACACCTCGGTCACCTTCCTCAAGGGAAAGTGGAAAGGAAAGAGAGAGTGCTCAACATGGTTGCTCAGATGGACAAAGAAGGTTTCGGATCATGTACAAATACTTACGCGTGCGAAGCTGAATGTCCAAAAGGTATCTCAGTAGCAAATATTGCATTCCTCAATCGTGAATACCTGAAAGCAGGTTTATCGTAAGCGGATATATATTTAATAACGGGCTGTCGGCGGTGATATTGCCCGACAGCCTTTTTTGTTAGAAAATGATGTTTAAAGAAAAAGCAGCAAAGTTACTAAAACTCAACAGCGAACTGATATCCGGTTCGCCGGTTAATGAATTTTTGATTGAAGAGCTTGAATCCATGGGTATTCATCCGGCATTCATCAAATATCTTTGGGCTGAAAGCATTTTGGAAGGTGAAAAAGGGGACGGCTTAAGAGTGTCAATTTCGAAGGAAGAATTGTTAGTCATTTTGAAAAAGGCTGCTGTCTTCAATTTAAATTTTCTTTTTAACCCCGTATTCCTTCTGAAGAAGCATATCTTTTCCTCTAAAGACGGTGTAAATCCGGGGCTCCTGACCGATCTTCGAAACAGAGTTTACTATTTTAGATATTATATTGATATCCTGGAGAAGCTGCAGAAGTCAGGTAAACTGGTTGAATCGGATTATGATGAGACGATGCAGAAGGTAAACAAAAAGCTCCTGGATGGTAATTTCAATTCCATTATCTCAGACGGTGTGGATGCCTTAAGTCACTTCTTCAATTATAAAGATGAGTTCCCTTCTCTCGATAAGGAATGTATGAAGCTCTTCCTCCTTTCAAGAGGATTGAATGATGCATACGAAAAGTTACTCCCTCATTATGAGAAGAAAGAATTATTAAGTGTCTGGAAAATAAAGGATGTTCTTACAGGGGATGAAACCTCAATTTTTGATACCCATCTTGAAATAACCAGAGAAATCAAACCACAGCGACCGGTTCTGGCACCACTTCCACAAGAGGAGTCTCCCGCTATCGCAAATCAGGGGACTCAGGAACCCGTTCCGGTGATCGAAAAAAAACAGGAAGACCGTCCTTCCATTGATTTTAAGAGGGAAGAGCAGGTAAGAAAAGCTCCGGAAACGATGTCTTCAAAAACAATTGAAGAAACTATTTCCGCTCCCAAAAAGAAAATTGAGTTCGAGGAGGTGGAAGAGCCCGGGGTGATTAAGCCAAGTGATGATGCAATGGAGATTATTTCAAAACTGCCATCGATAAATGATGAACCACAGGTTAGGATAATTGATGACGAACCTGTTCAACGATATGAATTCAGTTTCCCTCCCAGGGTGGATCCCGAAATTTCGAATGTGAAGGAGAAAAAGAATATTTTGTCGCTCCTTGATCAGGATGAAAGTTTGAAGATAATTCAGCATATCTTTGATGGTGATCATTCCGACTTTTTCAGCAGCATCGAGGCTCTTGAAAAATGTGCAGGTATAAGTGAGGCACGAAACCTTCTCTCAATCATTTTTGCGAATGCAGGATTGAGCGAAAAAAACAAGTATGCGCGTTTACTAACAGAAAAAACAGAAAGAAGTTTTACGGGTTAAAAAGTGTTTATAGATTTTGTAAGTATAGAAATTTCAGCAGGATCAGGCGGCGATGGTGCAGTAGCGTTCAGGAGAGAGAAGTTTGTTCCGAAAGGCGGACCGTCAGGCGGTGACGGAGGTGACGGGGGCTCGGTTTATATATATGCCGACCATAACCTTCACACTCTGCTTGACTTCAGATATAAAAAGAAATATGCGGCCGAAGACGGTAAACCGGGTGGAACCTCCCTTAAGGACGGGCGGAAAGGGGAAGACCTGATAATAAAGGTTCCGGTTGGTACCATTATTAAAGATGCCGACACAGGAAAAATTGTTCTTGATGTCAAAAAAGCAGGCGAAACCTACCTCATTGCAAAAGGGGGAAAGGGGGGCAAAGGAAATTCAAAGTTTGCTACAGCAGTAAACAGAACTCCCAGAACCGCCGAACCGGGAACACCCGGCAAAGGTTTTAAAGCCGATCTTGAACTGAAACTGCTCGCAGATGTCGGACTCGTCGGTTTCCCGAATGCAGGAAAATCCACTCTCATTTCAGTGATTTCCGAAGCCAAACCAAAAATTGCAAATTATCCGTTTACTACTCTTGAACCAAACCTCGGAATTGTCCGCGTGGGAGATTATGACTCTTTCACGATGGCGGATATCCCCGGTATAATTGAGGGAGCCAGCGAAGGGAAAGGGTTGGGAATCCAGTTTCTAAAACACATCGAAAGAACAGGTATTCTTCTTTTTCTCCTCGACATTACATCAGATGACTACAATCGCGATCTGGCTACACTTCTGAATGAGATGAAAAAATTCAGTCCAACTCTTGCAAAAAAGAAGAAAATTCTTGCTCTGACAAAAGCGGATCTGTTGGATGAGGAAAGTGTCTTAGCACTTCAAAAAGTAAAAATAAAAGGCTATCGGGGAAAACCGATGATTATCTCTTCTGCATCCCGTTTGAATATCGACCTGCTCGTTAAGAGACTCTGGGATGAAATGCAGAAAAAGGAAAGCAAATAAACAAACCTAATCGAGGTATAATATGAGAATCCATAAGTATAGTGCGGTTGTCCTATCAGTCGCATTTACATTCTTCATTTCAGCCTGTTCCAGCCTTGGACTGAATATATTTTCAGACGCTGATGAAGTATCACTGGGGTCCAATGTCGCTGCAGAAATAGCAGCAGACCCGAAGGAATACCCCATATTCAGGGGTGATCCTGCAGTAAAGCAATATTTGAACGACAGGATTTTTTATCATCTTCTTCAATCAAATTCGATTACCAAAAAAAATGTTTACACCTATCAGTTGGAAATTATCGACAGACCCGATGTTCTAAACGCATTCGCCCTTCCGGGTGGAAGAGTTTATGTTTATACAGGACTCTTGAAGTATCTTGATTCTGAAGCTGCACTCGCCGGTGTTCTTGGACACGAAATCGCACACGCCGAACGGAGGCACGCAACCCAGAGAATGACCGCACAGTATGGCACATCAATGTTGATCGGCCTTGTTTTGGGTCAGAATCCCAACAAGTATGTGGAAATTGCAGCAAATCTTTTTGCCGGTTTATCTTTGCTCTCCAACAGCCGTTCGAATGAGGATGAAAGTGACAAGTATTCAATCGAATACCTGAAAGACACCCGCTATTATCCCGGTGGGGTGAAATTCTTTTTCGAAAAGATGAGAGATGACGGAAAAGTCAGTTCCAAAAGTGGCGGACTTGAGACATTTCTTTCCACCCATCCCGATCCGATTGCAAGAATTTCAAGTACAGATCAGCGACTTAAAGAAAAAGGTATGGCAGTATTTTCCTACACAAACTACGCCGGACAAGGTGTATTCAGAGAAGAGTACAAAAGAAACATTATCGATAAATTGCCAAAATAGAGAAAATTCATGAGAATCTTTGCAACCATCATTTTTGCCGTTTTATTCGTTTTTTCCGCTGTTCCACAGGATAAAAAACCACTGACAGCCGAAGATATCTGGAAAATGAAACGAATCGGAAGTTTTGTTGTAAATCCTGCAAAAACCGAAGCGTTATTTTCAGTAACCACTTACGACGCATCCAAAAATGAATCCGAAAGCGACCTTTTTCTGCTTGATCTAAAGACTTCCGAATACAGAAAGTTTACTTCAAGCAAGGGGGGTGAATCATCACCTGTATGGTCACCCGACGGGAAAAAGATCGCTTTCGTTGCAAAGAGAGAAGGTGATGAGCGGGGACAAATCTATATCATCTCCCGTGAGGGTGGGGAAGCAGTTCGCCTTACCGAAATGCCACTCGGCGCCACCTCGATAAAGTGGTTCCCCGATGGGAAGAAAATCGCCTTTGCTGCAAATACATATCCTGAAGCTCAGGGAAATCTTGATACTCTGAAAAAGCTTATTAAGGCCAAAAAAGAGAACAAGGTTACCGCAAAAGTCACCGAAGACAGATATTATCGCTACTGGGACAGTTGGCTGACTGACGGATTTGTTACGCATCTTTATGCAGTAGATGTTGCAACCGGAAAAGTGACCGATCTTACCCCTGCAAACGAAGCAATACTCTCAGCAGGGGGAAGTGGTGCGGATTACGACATTTCACCTGACGGTGGGCAGATCGTACTTTCGGCAAATGTAACACCAAAACCATATTTTAAAGAATTGAATTTCGACCTCTTCCTCCTTAAAACTGATGGCAGTGGTAAAATGGAAAACATCACCGTCAGCAATTTGGCAGGTGATGGAAGTGCCCGCTTTTCACCGTGTGGCAATTTTATTTACTACCTTAAAACACTCGATGTGAATAAACTCGCGGAGAACAACAAACTCTCAAGATTCGAACTTTCCTCTAAGAAGGATACACTTCTTACTGCAAAAATTGATCTTTCAATTGGTGAATTTGAATTTGATGCAAAAACAGGCACCATTTATTTTGCATGTGATTATAAAGGACGGACAGGAATTTTTAAAATCAATCCTGATGGTGGAGATTTACAAAATGTTTTCGCGGACGGTACTAACAGCAGCGTCGATCCCGATAGCAATATGGTCTGGTTTCTGAATCAGAACAATACTACTCCCCAAAGAATTGTGTCTTATGATCAGTCTTCCAAAAAGCTCAACAAAATTGTCGATCTGAACGAAGAGCTGACAGCAAAAATCCAATTCGGGAAATTTGAAGAGCATTATTATATCGGTGCAGACAAAGATTCTGTGCAGCTTTTCCTCCTTTATCCCCCAAACTTTGATAAGACAAAAAAATATCCCCTTATTCACCTCATTCATGGTGGTCCACACGGAGCATTTAGCGATGATTTCCATTACAGATGGAATTCACAGGTTTTTGCTGCTATGGGGTATGTGGTTGCGATGGTTAATTTCCACGGGAGCACAGGATTCGGAGAGAAATTCGCTGAATCAATCGTGGGAGCCCACGGTGACAAACCATATACCGACATAATGAATGCCAATGAATTTCTTTTCGACAAGTTCGATTTTATTGATGAAAACAAGGTCGGAGCTGCCGGTGGGAGTTACGGAGGATATCTTGTGAATTACATCTCCGGACAGACGAATAAATTTTCGGCTCTCGTTTCTCATGCCGGTGTTTACAATTATTACGGGCAGTTTGCCTCGGATATGACTCACTTCCGTGAACTTGCTTACGGCGGTGCTCCCTGGTACAATCAGGAACAGGTTCTTAAGTACAGCCCGTCATCATATGCAAACAAGATGATTACACCAATGTTGGTCATTCACGGCGAAAAGGATTATCGTGTAGTTGTCACACAGGGACTTGAGTTATACGGTGTCCTTAAAGGGAAGGGTGTTCCTGCCCGTCTCGTCTATTTCCCCGACGAAAACCATTGGGTGATGCAGGCGCAAAATTCTATCTTCTGGTACAAGGAAGTAAAAGACTGGTTCGACAGATTCTTGAAATTATAACTGATTAATAATTGGCCCCGCCCGGGGTCAAGTATGGGTAGAGAAATCGACAAACAATTGAAAAATTGGCCCCGCCCGGGGTCAAGTATGGGTAGAGAAATCGACAAACAATTGAAAAATTGGCCCCGCAAGGGGTCTTGTCTGGGTAGTAACGAATTCATAAATTGGGTTGGCCCCGTCAGGGGTCTTGTATGGGTAGAGAAATCGGCGAACAATTGAAAAATTGGCCCCGTCCGGGGTCAAGTATGGGTAGCAATCGGCGAACAATTGAAAAATTGGCCCCGTAAGGGGTCAAGTATGGGTAGATTATGTCATATTCAACATTCACACAAATATATTTACACATAGTTTTTGCAGTTAAATCAAGAGAAAAAGTTCTCAAATCAACATTTCGTCAAGAAGTGTTAAAATTCATTACCACAATGATTCAAGATCGCAAGCACAAAGTGCGTGAAATCAACGGTGTCGAAGATCATATACATATCCTCATCGGGTATAATCCCAATCAATCTCTTCCCGACTTGATCCGCGACATCAAATCAGAATCATCAAAATTTATAAACGAAAAGCGATTTATTCGCGGGCATTTTAGTTGGCAAGAGGGTTACGGTGCTTTTTCCATTGGGAAAACGGAGTTGGATAGAATTCATACATATATCCGTAATCAGGAAGTGCATCATTTGGAAGAAAGCTCTATTTCCGAGATTAGGCGCTTTCTCGCATCTTACGGGCATGAAAACCCGGAAAATTATAAATAATCCACCCATGCACGACCTCTACCCCTACATGACCCCTTTCGGGGCCGACACAATTATTGATTTTGTTTCTACCCCTACATGACTCTACCCATACTAGACCCCTTTCGGGGTCAATTTTTCAATTCTTCGCCGCTTTTTACCCATACGCGACCCCAAGCGGGGCCGTCTTTATAAATGGAATTTATGATGCAGCTACCCCTACATGACCCCTTTCGGGGCCGACACAATTATTGATTTCGTTTCTACCCCTACATGACCCCTTTCGGGGCCGACACAATTATTGATTTCGTTTCTACCCCTACATGACCCCTTTTGGGGCCGACACAATTATTGATTTCGTTTCTACCCATACACGACTCTACCCATACTAGACCCCTTGCGGGGTAAATTTTTCAATTCTTCGCCACTTTTTACCCATACACGACCCCATTCGGGGCCGACTTTATATATGGAATTCGATGGTGTCGTTTAATGTGGTGATTTTTTAATCAGAAGTTCGTATAATACGACTGATACCATAATAAGGAATGAAATGTAGATAAGGGTGGATGAGATTGCGGTAAGGTAGATGAAGTTTGGGTGAACAAATCTTACCAGCCAGATGCCTCCGAATGTAAAGAGGGTTGAGAAGAGTGGTTCGATCATGAAGAAACCTTTCCAGAAACCTGATATGGTTGAATTAAACCAAAAGATTCCACCGAGTGCGAGAAAGATAAATGCAAAGCCAAAGAGATGATTGTGCGTCGTAATCAGGAGCTCTGAAACCGGTTTTTCATATTTTTCTGGAATATCAAACTCATCGGTTTTGCCGGACTCCGAGCCGTTAAAATGTTCGACTGCCTTGTCGGGTTGGTAACTTGTATTGTGATAAAGAAATATCAGACCCGTTGCCACTGCGGCTGAAAGCAGAATCGTAAAAGCTGCCAGGAAGATTTTGATGTTTTTTGGCAGCAAATGAAGTTTGATGTTTAATATTGAATCCAAATTATTCCCTCTCTAAAATATTTCGTGAAACAGAACTGCGAGTTTTTTAATGCCTTTTGAGACTGAATTGGCAGAAATTGTAGCTCCTGAAATTGAGTCTATTGCCTTCCCGACAGTATAATCTGAATCTTTATTTTTCCCTTTGAATTGTTTGTTCCAGCCTTTGTCAGCAACCTCTCCACCGTACTGTTCCCTGTATTTTACGATGTGGGAGGAGCGAATATTTCCTTTCGTATCAAACAACACAAGAAATGTGATCGGCATTGCTTTGCCGTACACATTGTCGAGGAGTCCGTACGAGGTGACTTTCCCTTTGTTGGAGATTGTATAGATGTATATAAAGTCATTTGCGAATTTTTGCTTTGCGGCAGATTCCGCATTCTTTTTTGCTTTAGCGGGGATGGTATATTTCTCCTGTTTGATGGAGACACCTTTCCCCATTTCAGAGCGGATTATTGACTCTGTCAGTTCTTTTATCTCCTGCCCGCGGGTTTGATTCCACAGGCAGGAAATGGCAATAAAAAATGTAAGTGTGATTATTTTTTTAGTGGTCATATCAGAACATGTATCCGACGCCGAGATTGAATGACTTTGTTTCTTCATCATTCGATTTTCTCTTTTTGGAACTGAAATCGACTTTAAGTACGATGTTATCAAGCGGAAGGATATTTAATCCGAACATGAATTGAGTATAAGCGAAATCATCCGGTTTCAGGTTTGTATTTCTAACCGATGATGCGGTGTTGTAGAAAGAATATCTTACAAACGGGATTATTTGCCATTCAGATTTAATGAATCTGTTGATGTCGTAACCAAGGTCGAAGTAGTAACCTGTGGAAGTTTCAACCGATCCTCTGTTGTAGTTGATCATTGCTCCCTCTGCTGTTGCAATGAGGCCGTCTTTGCTGTACTTTGCATGGAGCTCAACAAGATTAAATTCAATGGTGGAGGAATCACCTCTGGCTTTGTTGTAAGTTGCTGAAGCTCCTGCTTTGAAAGCTGAAGAGATGTTATAGTCGAGTCGAAGTGTGTACATGAGATCGGTTGCATCTGCAAGATAACCTTTTCTTCTTCCGCTTCGAAGGGCCGATGCAGGTGAAAACTTCTCGCTGTTCAATCCTTCCATAATGTTGAAGGTATATTCCAAACCTTTGTAACTTCCGAAAACTGAAGCACCGTTCCCATACCATGTGGTAGGGATGATGGCATTGTGGTAGTCAGGTCTTTCAACTCCAAAGAAGGTCGGAGGCTCATGAATTTCGTTGATTATTCCTACAGGAGCAAGAACGACACCGGCTCTGAATCCGAGATAGTTGTAAGGAAGATAGCTGACATACGCCTGCTCAAGTTCCACTTCGCCATTTCCACCGCTAACGAAGTTGTGCTCCAGTTCGAGTTCGGCTTTGAATGACCATTTTTCTGAAAATGAGTGACTGAAGAAGAGGACGAATCTGTGAAAATCGAGTTTCTTTTCAGCTTTTTTTGTATCGAATGTATTATTGTTATAATGCAGTTCTCCATATCCACCGACACTGGTCTTTGGGGTAAAAAAATCATCCTGGGCGAACAGGCTTGTTGTCATGAGTATAACAAGGATAAGGAGGGGTTTAAATTTATTGGCATAGTACATAAGAGGCTAACTTTCATTGTTTAATGTTTGTATTAAGATTAAGTCTAAATAACAATAGCAAATATAAGAAAGCGTTTGATTCTGTGCAATATATATTAAAGGAAGTATAAGATTATTTTTACAATTGTAAAAGAACGGGGCTATTTTTTAATCGAAAAGAGGGAGGAAATATAGTCGGTCTCCACTTTATGGATATTTGTTATCTCTTTTCCAAGGAAAAGGGAAGCGACAAACCGGAAGGTTGTGGGTACATCACTCACATAATAAATATGTGAACCATGAGAGTTTGAGTCGTTAAGAATCTCCCGTTCGGTGAGTTCCTTCACAACAGAATAGGAAGCGGCAATACCGGAATCGACAAGTTTTATCGAGGGTCCCACTTCCCTCTGAATGACCTCGCGAAGTATTGGATAATGTGTGCAACCCAGAATGAGTGTATCAATTCCTGCAGTTTTTAGAGGAGCGAGATATTCGGCAGCCACTGCCTGAGTTGCCGGATGATCAACCCATCCCTCTTCTGCGAACGGGACAAAAAGCGGACAGGCTGTTTCGAATACTTCAACATTCGGGCTGAGTTCTTTAATCTTTTGCGAGTATGCATTATTGTTGATTGTGGCACGGGTACCGATAACACCGATTTTGTTGTTGGAGGTGTAGCCGAGTCCATACTTTGAACCGGGCTCAATCATTCCAATTACGGGAACATTAAATTTGTTCCTGAGGCTCTCCAAGGCAACTGAAGAAGCTGTGTTGCAGGCTACAACGATGGCTTTAACACCGAATTCCATCAAAAATGCTGCATTTTGAATTGAGTATTCAATAACAGTATCGTTTGACTTTGAACCGTAAGGAACCCTCGCGGTATCGCCAAAATAAACGATATTTTCATTTGGAAGGGCATCGATAAGGTGCTTTACAACGGTGAGTCCGCCTATACCTGAATCGAAAACGCCAATTGGAGCCGATCTGTCTTTCATAAAATCCAAAATGTTGAACTCAAAAATAAGAAAAAGATATGATCAGAGTCTCAGAGAATCTCTTCAATGCAATTTTTAAGTTCTTCTGTAATTACAGGATAAAAATTGCGCGAGACTTTTTTCTTGCGGGAATCGAGTACATAAAACGAATCCACAATGTCACTTCCCATTGTCAGGATTTTGGCAAAGTAGATGTTAAGACCCAAATCATGCAGTTTTGAGGTAACTTTAAAGAGGAATCCGATTCTGTCGGGGGAATGAATATCTATAATTGTATATTTTTTTGATTCTTCAAACCTGATGGAGACTTTTCCTTGTTTCTTGAAGAACTTGCTCTCGAGCCGCCACCATTTCGATTTATGTTTTTTCAGTTCTGTGGAAAGCTGG
Proteins encoded in this region:
- a CDS encoding fumarate reductase/succinate dehydrogenase flavoprotein subunit; protein product: MALDSKIPSGPIEKKWYNHKFDLKLVNPANRRKYHVIVVGTGLAGGAAAATLGEMGYEVSAFCYQDSARRAHSIAAQGGINAAKNYRNDGDSIYRLFYDTVKGGDYRAREANVYRLAELSVNIIDQCVAQGVPFAREYGGYLDNRSFGGAQVSRTFYARGQTGQQLLLGAYSALSRQVGLGQVKMYERHEMLDVVMIDGKARGIIARNMVTGEIEKHAADAVILATGGYGNVYYLSTNAKGCNTSAIWRAHKRGAFFGNPCFVQIHPTCIPVSGEHQSKLTLMSESLRNDGRVWVPLKKGDTRKAQDIPEAERDYYLERRYPSFGNLVPRDVASRAAKQVCDEGRGVGASKMAVYLDFADAIKRQGKAKIEEKYGNLFDMYYEITDENPYEVPMRIYPAVHYTMGGLWVDYNLMTTVPGLFAAGEANFSDHGANRLGASALMQGLADGYFVLPSTVGGYLGSNTFPKVTTDAPEFEEAVKNVKSGIDKLLSIKGTNSVDYYHKKLGKIMWDKVGMGRNETGLKEAISEIQTLREDFWKNVRVLGVNEELNQSLEKAGRVADFFELAELMAKDALNRRESCGGHFREESQTEDNEAKRDDENFSFVSAWEYKGAGKEPELHKEELTFEYCKPSQRSYK
- a CDS encoding succinate dehydrogenase/fumarate reductase iron-sulfur subunit; translation: MNFKLKIWRQKNSKDSGRFVDYSVANISEDTSFLEMLDILNEDLIAKNEEPVAFDHDCREGICGMCSLHISGRPHGPRQKVTACQLFMRSFKEGETITVEPWRAKPFPVIKDCITDRSAFDRIMQSGGFISASTGSAPDGNAVPIPKKDAELAMDAAACIGCGACVAACKNASAMLFVAAKVSHLGHLPQGKVERKERVLNMVAQMDKEGFGSCTNTYACEAECPKGISVANIAFLNREYLKAGLS
- the obgE gene encoding GTPase ObgE → MFIDFVSIEISAGSGGDGAVAFRREKFVPKGGPSGGDGGDGGSVYIYADHNLHTLLDFRYKKKYAAEDGKPGGTSLKDGRKGEDLIIKVPVGTIIKDADTGKIVLDVKKAGETYLIAKGGKGGKGNSKFATAVNRTPRTAEPGTPGKGFKADLELKLLADVGLVGFPNAGKSTLISVISEAKPKIANYPFTTLEPNLGIVRVGDYDSFTMADIPGIIEGASEGKGLGIQFLKHIERTGILLFLLDITSDDYNRDLATLLNEMKKFSPTLAKKKKILALTKADLLDEESVLALQKVKIKGYRGKPMIISSASRLNIDLLVKRLWDEMQKKESK
- a CDS encoding M48 family metalloprotease, which translates into the protein MRIHKYSAVVLSVAFTFFISACSSLGLNIFSDADEVSLGSNVAAEIAADPKEYPIFRGDPAVKQYLNDRIFYHLLQSNSITKKNVYTYQLEIIDRPDVLNAFALPGGRVYVYTGLLKYLDSEAALAGVLGHEIAHAERRHATQRMTAQYGTSMLIGLVLGQNPNKYVEIAANLFAGLSLLSNSRSNEDESDKYSIEYLKDTRYYPGGVKFFFEKMRDDGKVSSKSGGLETFLSTHPDPIARISSTDQRLKEKGMAVFSYTNYAGQGVFREEYKRNIIDKLPK
- a CDS encoding S9 family peptidase; protein product: MRIFATIIFAVLFVFSAVPQDKKPLTAEDIWKMKRIGSFVVNPAKTEALFSVTTYDASKNESESDLFLLDLKTSEYRKFTSSKGGESSPVWSPDGKKIAFVAKREGDERGQIYIISREGGEAVRLTEMPLGATSIKWFPDGKKIAFAANTYPEAQGNLDTLKKLIKAKKENKVTAKVTEDRYYRYWDSWLTDGFVTHLYAVDVATGKVTDLTPANEAILSAGGSGADYDISPDGGQIVLSANVTPKPYFKELNFDLFLLKTDGSGKMENITVSNLAGDGSARFSPCGNFIYYLKTLDVNKLAENNKLSRFELSSKKDTLLTAKIDLSIGEFEFDAKTGTIYFACDYKGRTGIFKINPDGGDLQNVFADGTNSSVDPDSNMVWFLNQNNTTPQRIVSYDQSSKKLNKIVDLNEELTAKIQFGKFEEHYYIGADKDSVQLFLLYPPNFDKTKKYPLIHLIHGGPHGAFSDDFHYRWNSQVFAAMGYVVAMVNFHGSTGFGEKFAESIVGAHGDKPYTDIMNANEFLFDKFDFIDENKVGAAGGSYGGYLVNYISGQTNKFSALVSHAGVYNYYGQFASDMTHFRELAYGGAPWYNQEQVLKYSPSSYANKMITPMLVIHGEKDYRVVVTQGLELYGVLKGKGVPARLVYFPDENHWVMQAQNSIFWYKEVKDWFDRFLKL
- the tnpA gene encoding IS200/IS605 family transposase → MSYSTFTQIYLHIVFAVKSREKVLKSTFRQEVLKFITTMIQDRKHKVREINGVEDHIHILIGYNPNQSLPDLIRDIKSESSKFINEKRFIRGHFSWQEGYGAFSIGKTELDRIHTYIRNQEVHHLEESSISEIRRFLASYGHENPENYK
- a CDS encoding FMN-binding protein, producing MTTKKIITLTFFIAISCLWNQTRGQEIKELTESIIRSEMGKGVSIKQEKYTIPAKAKKNAESAAKQKFANDFIYIYTISNKGKVTSYGLLDNVYGKAMPITFLVLFDTKGNIRSSHIVKYREQYGGEVADKGWNKQFKGKNKDSDYTVGKAIDSISGATISANSVSKGIKKLAVLFHEIF
- a CDS encoding glutamate racemase → MKDRSAPIGVFDSGIGGLTVVKHLIDALPNENIVYFGDTARVPYGSKSNDTVIEYSIQNAAFLMEFGVKAIVVACNTASSVALESLRNKFNVPVIGMIEPGSKYGLGYTSNNKIGVIGTRATINNNAYSQKIKELSPNVEVFETACPLFVPFAEEGWVDHPATQAVAAEYLAPLKTAGIDTLILGCTHYPILREVIQREVGPSIKLVDSGIAASYSVVKELTEREILNDSNSHGSHIYYVSDVPTTFRFVASLFLGKEITNIHKVETDYISSLFSIKK